AAGCATCATCAGGGTGCTGGCAGGAGAGAAGATTCCCTTGGATGGTGTTATCATCAGGGGTTCCTCAACCTTGAATATGCAATCCCTAACTGGCGAGTCCCTTCCACAGAATGCTGAGGAAGGAGAGACCGTGTTGAGCGGAAGTGTAAATCTCACCGGTGTCATAGACATCCAGACAACCCGAGCATATGAGGACAGTACGGCAACAAAGATACTTCGTCTTGTTGAGGAGTCATCCTCCAAGAAGGCCCATAGTGAACAGTTCATCACCACCTTTGCACGGTACTATACCCCCTTTGTTGTGTTCTTTGCGCTTGCTCTTACCGTCATTCCCTCGCTTATAACAGGATCATGGGAGACCTGGATCTATCGATCCCTCGTATTTTTGGTAGTCAGCTGCCCCTGTGCCTTGGTTATCAGCGTCCCTCTCTCCTATTTTGCCGGAATCGGCAAGAGTGCGTCCAATGGCATCCTGGTCAAGGGAGGCAACTACCTTGAAGCCCTCTCAACCATCGATACCATGGTCTTTGACAAGACCGGAACACTTACTCATGGAAGCTTTTCCTTGGAGAAAATGATCCCCACCGGCAAGAGCAGCCTTGATGAACCTTACCTTGAAAAACTGGCAGCAAGCCTGGAGAGGCAGAGCAATCACCCACTTGCAAGGGCATTTGATACACTTGCATCTCCCTTTGAAGCAAGCAATATCCAAGAAATCGCAGGAAAGGGTATCTCTGCCCTGATAGATGGAAAGCAGGTGACAGCAGGAAATGCAGCCCTGTTCGCATTCAAAGCAATCCCACTCTCCCTAAACGATGAGGATGAGGGAACCATACACCTGGCCGTTGATGATATCCACGCAGCATCGTTCATCCTGAAGGACACACTGCGAGCGGACGCAAAACAGCTTATGGGGGCATTGAGAAAGCTTGGAATCAGGCAGCTGCTGATGCTCTCGGGAGACAAGGAACAGCACGCCAAGGCTATTGCGACAGAGTTAGGCTTGGATGGATATCATGCTGGGCTCCTCCCTGACCAGAAGCAGGAACATCTTGCAGAAATTGAGAAAAGCAATCCACACATTGCATACGTCGGGGATGGCATGAATGACGCCCCAAGTCTTGCTGCCAGCCGTGTCGGTATTGCCATGGGTAGCAAGGCAAGTGATGCCGCTATTGAAAGTGCTGATATCGTGATTCTGAGTGAGGAGTTGTCCAAGCTGGAGAAGCTGGTGATGATCAGCAAGAGAACCTCACGCATTGTGAAGCAGAACATTGCATTTGCCCTGGGGGTAAAGGCTGTTGTGCTTGTATTGGGTGCGCTGGGCTATGCATCCATGGCTCTGGCGGTGTTCGCCGATACTGGGGTAACCATCATCGCTGTTTTCAATGCACTGCGCATCCTACTGATCCGTCTTTCTCGTTGATTATAAAAGACATGTATGGTAATGTTGCTCAGATTGTTTGAAGGAAAAAGTACATGAACGAGAAGACAACACGAAATATTGGAATTATGGCACATATTGATGCGGGTAAGACCACTACCACTGAACGCATCCTCTATTATACAGGTGAAAACCATCGCATCGGTGAGGTAGACAACGGGGAAGCAACCATGGACTTCCTCGAACAGGAGCAGGATCGCGGTATCACCATCGCAAGTGCCGCCACCACCTGTTACTGGAAAGAACACCAGATCAATATTATCGATACCCCGGGACATGTAGACTTCACTGCAGAAGTGGAGCGTTCCCTACGTGTTCTTGACGGAGCGGTCATGGTTGTATGCGCAGTCGGCGGAGTGGAGCCACAGACAGAGACAGTCTGGAGACAGGCAGATACCTATCGTGTACCCCGTATCGCGTTCATCAACAAGATGGATAGGCTCGGGGCCAACTTCCATGAGGCAGTC
This sequence is a window from uncultured Sphaerochaeta sp.. Protein-coding genes within it:
- a CDS encoding heavy metal translocating P-type ATPase, producing the protein MADKCIWNVQNLDCAACAATIEENLNKVEGVKRARVDYAKKQIHVQSTDDRDDAFFQSLIAEAKRVEPALKVSSQPHQGKHTSMRMLIRIAFSALFFALAFFLEIPLLYIPSYLIAGYSVLIKAGTNLLHGKVFDENFLMSIATLGALAIRETGEASAVMLLYLIGEFFQDRAVQKSRNAVMGVLDLRADQARIISEGKLEMVASESVTVGSIIRVLAGEKIPLDGVIIRGSSTLNMQSLTGESLPQNAEEGETVLSGSVNLTGVIDIQTTRAYEDSTATKILRLVEESSSKKAHSEQFITTFARYYTPFVVFFALALTVIPSLITGSWETWIYRSLVFLVVSCPCALVISVPLSYFAGIGKSASNGILVKGGNYLEALSTIDTMVFDKTGTLTHGSFSLEKMIPTGKSSLDEPYLEKLAASLERQSNHPLARAFDTLASPFEASNIQEIAGKGISALIDGKQVTAGNAALFAFKAIPLSLNDEDEGTIHLAVDDIHAASFILKDTLRADAKQLMGALRKLGIRQLLMLSGDKEQHAKAIATELGLDGYHAGLLPDQKQEHLAEIEKSNPHIAYVGDGMNDAPSLAASRVGIAMGSKASDAAIESADIVILSEELSKLEKLVMISKRTSRIVKQNIAFALGVKAVVLVLGALGYASMALAVFADTGVTIIAVFNALRILLIRLSR